AAATATGATTCTTTTCGGTTCCTACAAAAATACGTGTATCCGTTTTACTTTTTTGATATAAACTTATTCCGGAACTTGCTTTTGCACTTAAGCGAATTGGATAATTAGCCGTATTTCGGCCCAATCTATCAATCAGTTGAAGGTGGGTTTCAGTTGTAAATAAATACTGCAGTTTTTTGTTTTTATAGAAATCTACCTGGTGAATATCGCCCACTATTTTGTTATCCAATTGTCTTTTCCATAGAATCTCGCCAGTATTGCTGATCAGGTATAAATTGTTCTTTTCATCAAAAACCATTACCTCTTGTTTACCTGAATTGTGATTTTTAAAGATCCAAGGTTCAATAGAAAAAGTAGTGTCTAATGCTACTTCCCATACTTTTTCCATACTTTGTGTGGCAGATGAAGAGAATGTCGTAAGCAACTCATTATAAAATCCATTATTGTTATTCACGATTTGATATCCAAGAGTTTCCAATTTTGTAAAAATGGAATTTCTAAGATTTTTTTCATACCAACTTTTGCTCAGCACATGTTCCAATACTGCATTGGTTCGATTGGAATTTATATAGGCAAAGAAATTACTTTCACTGACTAATTTATCGGCAAATCGATGATAATCGCTTGAAGAATTAAGTGTTTGTCCATTTGTGAAATCATCAATAATCTGTTTCAATGAGTGTAAGTTAGGACTAAATACAAGGTAATCGCGGATACTTGTGAAATAAGCTTTTTCATCTAGTTTAAAAGAAGAACCAAAAATCAGATAAAACAGATCAGCTTTGTTTGTCACATATATTTCATGCGATTTATAAAAATCATCAATTTGCTCGCTCGTGTCATCATTTTGAGATTCTGATCTCTTGAGAATACGACTTGCTTCTGCCGCATGTTCAACCTTTATATAAACAATTTTATTTTGTTTGAAATCTTCAGCAAATGGTTCATTAATACTCAAAGCAAATGATCCATTTAGTAAGGGTAAAATATCATTTTCAATATTTATTTGGTGTTTTTTTTCAAAGGAAACCAGAGCTGCTTCATAAGCATTCCAGCGCTTGCTGAATTTCATATAATCCTGATAATGCTGCAAAAAAGCCTTTGGGTCACTAATTTGATAGGAGAAAAGCATAGCACTTTTTAATGAGGCAATTTTACTGATGTCGGATTTTCGAGCTTTTTGGTTAGTAAACAATCGATTGAATCCATTAAAAGTATCTGCCATCTGAATACTTCCTCGTAATGAGAAAGATGCTTCATCGTTCTTCAATTCGTAATTTGCTGTTTGTGCAAAATAGGAAAGGCTGCCAGCAAAATCGCGCAAATCATCACTAATAAAAATATCCAATAAAGTAGGAAGTTGTTTGAAGTTGACAAACCAATTTTCTTTAAATTCATTAAATGTGACGCCAAAATTTGATTTGTCAATTAGTCCTGTTGAAAGATGATATGAACGAATAGCATCTTCAATTATAATTGATGATGAGCTGATAGCTAAAATCCCATCTAAAAAAGCAAAAGCCACTGTCGATTGTTTGGATTGAGCTTGATAATTAAATACACTTACTCCTTCAAATACACTTTTTTTTGCATCGGTTTCTAATTCTGAAGCTATCATTTTGCGAACATCATCTTCCTTAAATTTTCCTTTTGTTTGCATAAGAAGCAATACACCGATTTGCTGACGGGATATTTTGTGCAGACTTAAAACCATTTTCTGACTTGTAATGTAGGAATTGATTTTTTCGTTTTTATGAATGGCCGAGTCAACCAGGGAGTAGGACTTTGCGAAAGCATTAATGTTTTGGCTTGTTTGCAGGTTTTTCCAGTATGTTGTTTTCGAAATCTGATCAAATTCATGACGGAAATTATCTCCTTGGTAAAACAAAATAGCATTTTCAGGCAAAGCTGTCAATGGATCAGGATAATTATTCTTTAGCTTTAATTTTGGTAAAGCAAACCAAACAACTATTATAAGAACGACTAAAGCTAGTGAAATAAATAATCCTTTTTTGAATCCGGACATGTATTAAAACAGTTAAATATGACTTATCGATTGATTGATACGAACTTTAAAATTACTATGATTGTCAATAACAAGAAAATATAATAATGCACAGCTAATTCGTAAATAAGCATAATATATTTTCTAATCATACATTTGAATTATTGTTCCTACTTTTGATTAATTATAGGATGTCAATGATGTAGTTTATTGATTTATTTATTACTTGATTCCCATTATCCAGGGGTTCATTATTTGAAATTAAATGATATTTTAATGAAAAATTTCTGTTCAATAAGCATAGTCTTACTGATTTCTTCTGTTTTTCTTTTACCTCTAAAAGGAAATTCACAAGAAGCATTGAGTCTTTCAGATTGCATTGAATATGCTTTAAAGCAAAACATAAGTGTAAGGCAAAACATGCTTGATATTGATCGTAAACAATCAGAGCTTCTTCAAAGCAAAGCAGCCATGTTGCCTTCTGTTAATGGCTATATTAATCAGGGATTGAATTTTGGAAATTCACTGGACTATACAACTTATGAATATGTAAAAGAAAGAACCAGTTCAAATTATTTTCAGCTTAGTTCTAACCTGACCATTTTTAATGGCTTTCGTTTATTGAATACGGTGAAGTCAAATCAGCATGCCTTAGATGCGAGTAACTGGACTTATGAAGATGTGAAAGATCAGGTAGCCATGAGTGTTGCGCTATCGTATCTGCAAATATTAATGAATAAAGAGCAACTAAATTTAGCAGTTGAGCAAATTGAACTCACAAAAGGATTGCTCGAAAGAATACGGATTTTAGTTGAAGTAGGGCAGGAAACCAAATCAAAAGAATTGGAGTTGAAAGCTGAAATGGCTAGCAATGAAGTGACACATATAGAGGCCAAAAACAATCTGATTCAAAGTTATCTGAACCTCAAACAAATTTTGAATTGGGAAATCAGCAAACCCATTAAAATCAATGAATATGACATTAATCTGGCATCGGGAGGCGATTATGATCGGGTGGATATTGAAAGTGTTATTAGTAATAATATAGCTGAATTACCAAAAGTAAAAAGGGCTAAGTCGGACTTGGAAAGTGCACAATTTTATTACAAAGCCGTGCAAGCGATGAAATATCCTAGCATTGATTTGCAATCTTCAGTGGGCACAAGGTATTCAAGTATTAAGAACCCACTGACCGGTCAGCGAGATCCATTTAATGATCAATTAAACAATAATCTTGGTCAATACTTAACATTCGGACTGCAGATTCCAATATTTAATAATTTGAAAAATTCGGGATCGTCTCAACTGGCTCAATTAAATATTAAAAATGCTGAACTGACCTATCGTGAAACGGAAGTGCAATCGAAAAATGCTATTTATGAAGCCTATTACCTAATGAATAATTCCGGTAAAAAATACGAAGCAGCCATTAAAAGTCAGGAAGCACAGCGCTTGTTATTTGATCAATCAACTTTAATGTATAAAGAAGGGGTATTAAATTTTTATGAATGGCAATCTTCCCGAAACAATTTGAGTCGGGCTGAAGCGTCATTGCTGAGTGCAAAATACGATTATTTGTATCGAATTAAAGTTTTTGATTATTACAGAGGCATACCTTTAAGTTTATAAAATTAGATTTTCAAAAAGCAAAAATTAGTTTCATGGCTATTGAGAAAAGACATTATAAAAAGAAAAATAACAAACTATTTGTTTGGTTGGCAATTGCCATGGTGGCAATGATTGTTGTACTCATGATTCTTAGTAAAAAAGGAGTGATTGGAGATAGCAATATGATAGAAGTGGAAACCAACATGGTTAGTAAGCGATCTATTTCAGAAGTAATAACCGCCAGTGGCAAACTAAGGCCTGAGAAGGAAATATCTATTTCCTCTGATGTTCCCGGTGAAATTATTGAACTTCAGGTTAAGGAAGGCGATCGTGTTCGCAAAGGAGATTTATTACTTCGCATCAAACCAGATGAGTTTAAATCAAGTGTTGATGAAGCGATAGCGGCCTATAACAGTTCGTTAGCAGGTCTTGAAAATGCCAAAGCAAACCTCGAGCAATCAGGAGCAATGTTGGAAAAGAGTAAAACATTGTATGCAAGATATCTGATTTTAAAAGAAAAGAAAGCTGTTTCGGATACGGAATTTGAAAGAATTGAATCAGAATATTTGGGTGCAAATGCACAAAATGAATCGGCCAAACAAGGAGTAGAAACGGCCAAATATGGTATTGTTTCAGCAGCTGCACGAAAGCAAAAAGCATTCGAAAGTTTGAATAAAACAACTATATATTCACCTATTGATGGGATAGTAACCCGGTTGAATAATCAGGAAGGGGAAAAAGTAGTGGGTACAGCTCAAATGGCTGGAACGGTAATTATGCGTTTAGCCAATTTAAGTCAAATGGTCGTGAATATTGATGTCAATGAAAATGACATTATTCGCATTTCTCTTGGAGATACAGCAGATATTGAAGTGGATGCTTTTTTAAACGAAAAGTTCAAGGGCTTGGTCACAGAAATTGCCAATTCAAGCAAAGATAACTTAGGAGGGATTGATCAAATTACCACATTTGATATCAAAGTAAGACTAATTGAAGAATCGTACGCTCATTTGATTGATACCAATAAAACAGTTCGGACACCATTTAGGCCTGGGATGTCGGCCATGGTAGATGTGCACACCAGTAGTGCTTTGGATGTGATTGCTGTTCCCATATTGGCCGTAACAACACGATTTGTTGATCCGGAAGGAGATGAAATAGAAAGCAAAAAGAAAAAGGGCGAAAAAGAAAATGACAAAAAAGAAGTTGTTTTCCTTTTTGAAGATGGAAAAACAAAACTAGTACCCGTTGAAATCGGAATTCAGGATGATTATTTCATTGAAATAACAAGCGGCCTAAAAGAGGATCAGGAAGTAGTGAGTGGACCATACAGCATTGTTTCAAAAATCTTAAAAGATGACCAAACAGTGAAAAAGAAAACGAAGGAAAAGGAAAATGACTAAAATTGGTGTTATAGGAGGAGGGAGCTATGGAACGGCTATTGTTAAAACTTTGCTTGACAAAGATGGTGATGTTTTTTGGTGGCTAAGGAAACAGAATACTATTGACAGTATAAACTTAAAAGGTCGAAATCCAAAGTATCTAAGAGCCGTAGATTTAAAGTTGAAACCAGAGCAACTTAGTACTGACATCAGGGAGATATGTAGACAATCAGATATTATCTTTATTGCAGTTCCTTCTGTTTTTTTGCGGGAAACATTATTGCAACTAGATGATTCAGATATGGAAGGAAAGTTAATTGTTTCTACAACCAAAGGACTTATTCCTCACGATCATCAGCTTATTTCTGATTATATAATTAAGAACTTCCATTTAAACGCAGATCAGTTTATATTTTTAACCGGACCCGCACATGCTGAAGAGGTGGTTACCAAACGCAAAACCTATTTGACCTTGGCATCAAGTTCTGAAGAAAATGCACTAAGAGCTGGTTCTTTTCTTGAAACAGATTATATAGCTGTAAGAACCTCAACAGATGTACCAGGTTTAGAATATGCAGCTGTATTGAAAAATATCTATGCTATTGCAGCTGGAATTAGTCAAAGTGTGGGTTATGGAGATAATTTCCTTGCAGTTTTGATGTCGAATGCTATTCGTGAAATGGATATGATGCTTAAGCAGGAATGTCCTGCTGACAGAAATCTCATGAGTTCAGGCTATTTAGGCGATTTACTGGTAACGGCATTTTCTAAGTTTAGTCGAAACCGCACTTTTGGCAGTATGATCGGACATGGTTATTCGACCAAAGCCGCTTTGATAGAAATGAACATGATACCAGAAGGACATTATGCAGTTAAATCATTTTGTAAGTTAATGCGAGAAAGTTGTGTGAAGTTGAGAATTGTTTCGGCTGTTTATAAAATTCTCTATAATCAGGAAGATCCTTTGAAAACGCTTCAGGCATTGGAAGAGGGCTTTGATTGATAAATGATTGAGTGTGTAAATAGAATTTACATGATAAGAAGAATAATTGGTGATACTTATAGGTTTGGTTTTAACGGTATAGAAAAGGATAATGAAGTATTCGGCACCGGAAACTCCTATACAACCATGTTCAGGCAGTATGATCCGAGATTGGGTAGGTGGTTTATCTTCTTAAGACAAAAGTTACAATGGTTCCTAAATAAGTTTTGAATGAGAAAGTATTTCATTATTATACCTCTTTTATTACTTTCAATGCAAACATTTTCTCAAAGAGAATGTGTAGATAGCCTTTATGCTAAAGTCCTTCTTGGAACAAGTTTAGTCCATGAATCTAAGCCAGATAGTAATTGGATAGTTATTGAAACACTATACAACATGGCTGGGAATTGGTTTTGGTATCAAAATGAGAGTTACTATAGGATATTTTATAGTCCTGAAACACCAGAATCCATAAATAATGTTGTGAATAATAATAGTGTCAAATGGTATCAAGGACAAATGATTATTCATGAGAGTCAACTTAGTAAAACAAGAAAAGATTCATTCGTTATTGAAGATTATTACTTTCATGATACGTTGTGGATAACTGTAAGCTGGCAAGATTATCTGAATAAAAAGCCAAATCTTATTGAGATAACAAATCTTGATTGGTTGTATTATTATAAGTTTGATAGTAATGGATTTCTGAAGGAAAAATGGGGATCTGATAATGAATATGGTAAAGTAAAAACAGTTTTTAATAGAAGTGGAAACCTGATACTATGTACAGAATATGACTATTGCCGCCTACTATTAATACATGATTGTGACAACTCAAATTCATTTATTACTGGTTTTCAATTAGCTGATAATTTGCCACTAAATTATGCAGCTGAGGCCGTTTTTCATGGCAATCATAAAGAATATTATGATTCAGGGATGCTGAAAGTAATCGGATATTATGAGAAAGGCGAAAAAACTGGACACTGGATATTT
The window above is part of the Bacteroidota bacterium genome. Proteins encoded here:
- a CDS encoding DUF3352 domain-containing protein, with protein sequence MSGFKKGLFISLALVVLIIVVWFALPKLKLKNNYPDPLTALPENAILFYQGDNFRHEFDQISKTTYWKNLQTSQNINAFAKSYSLVDSAIHKNEKINSYITSQKMVLSLHKISRQQIGVLLLMQTKGKFKEDDVRKMIASELETDAKKSVFEGVSVFNYQAQSKQSTVAFAFLDGILAISSSSIIIEDAIRSYHLSTGLIDKSNFGVTFNEFKENWFVNFKQLPTLLDIFISDDLRDFAGSLSYFAQTANYELKNDEASFSLRGSIQMADTFNGFNRLFTNQKARKSDISKIASLKSAMLFSYQISDPKAFLQHYQDYMKFSKRWNAYEAALVSFEKKHQINIENDILPLLNGSFALSINEPFAEDFKQNKIVYIKVEHAAEASRILKRSESQNDDTSEQIDDFYKSHEIYVTNKADLFYLIFGSSFKLDEKAYFTSIRDYLVFSPNLHSLKQIIDDFTNGQTLNSSSDYHRFADKLVSESNFFAYINSNRTNAVLEHVLSKSWYEKNLRNSIFTKLETLGYQIVNNNNGFYNELLTTFSSSATQSMEKVWEVALDTTFSIEPWIFKNHNSGKQEVMVFDEKNNLYLISNTGEILWKRQLDNKIVGDIHQVDFYKNKKLQYLFTTETHLQLIDRLGRNTANYPIRLSAKASSGISLYQKSKTDTRIFVGTEKNHI
- a CDS encoding TolC family protein, translated to MKNFCSISIVLLISSVFLLPLKGNSQEALSLSDCIEYALKQNISVRQNMLDIDRKQSELLQSKAAMLPSVNGYINQGLNFGNSLDYTTYEYVKERTSSNYFQLSSNLTIFNGFRLLNTVKSNQHALDASNWTYEDVKDQVAMSVALSYLQILMNKEQLNLAVEQIELTKGLLERIRILVEVGQETKSKELELKAEMASNEVTHIEAKNNLIQSYLNLKQILNWEISKPIKINEYDINLASGGDYDRVDIESVISNNIAELPKVKRAKSDLESAQFYYKAVQAMKYPSIDLQSSVGTRYSSIKNPLTGQRDPFNDQLNNNLGQYLTFGLQIPIFNNLKNSGSSQLAQLNIKNAELTYRETEVQSKNAIYEAYYLMNNSGKKYEAAIKSQEAQRLLFDQSTLMYKEGVLNFYEWQSSRNNLSRAEASLLSAKYDYLYRIKVFDYYRGIPLSL
- a CDS encoding efflux RND transporter periplasmic adaptor subunit, translating into MAIEKRHYKKKNNKLFVWLAIAMVAMIVVLMILSKKGVIGDSNMIEVETNMVSKRSISEVITASGKLRPEKEISISSDVPGEIIELQVKEGDRVRKGDLLLRIKPDEFKSSVDEAIAAYNSSLAGLENAKANLEQSGAMLEKSKTLYARYLILKEKKAVSDTEFERIESEYLGANAQNESAKQGVETAKYGIVSAAARKQKAFESLNKTTIYSPIDGIVTRLNNQEGEKVVGTAQMAGTVIMRLANLSQMVVNIDVNENDIIRISLGDTADIEVDAFLNEKFKGLVTEIANSSKDNLGGIDQITTFDIKVRLIEESYAHLIDTNKTVRTPFRPGMSAMVDVHTSSALDVIAVPILAVTTRFVDPEGDEIESKKKKGEKENDKKEVVFLFEDGKTKLVPVEIGIQDDYFIEITSGLKEDQEVVSGPYSIVSKILKDDQTVKKKTKEKEND
- a CDS encoding NAD(P)-binding domain-containing protein, whose amino-acid sequence is MTKIGVIGGGSYGTAIVKTLLDKDGDVFWWLRKQNTIDSINLKGRNPKYLRAVDLKLKPEQLSTDIREICRQSDIIFIAVPSVFLRETLLQLDDSDMEGKLIVSTTKGLIPHDHQLISDYIIKNFHLNADQFIFLTGPAHAEEVVTKRKTYLTLASSSEENALRAGSFLETDYIAVRTSTDVPGLEYAAVLKNIYAIAAGISQSVGYGDNFLAVLMSNAIREMDMMLKQECPADRNLMSSGYLGDLLVTAFSKFSRNRTFGSMIGHGYSTKAALIEMNMIPEGHYAVKSFCKLMRESCVKLRIVSAVYKILYNQEDPLKTLQALEEGFD